The Phycisphaeraceae bacterium genome contains the following window.
GGGCGCGAAGACTGGCTCGAACAGGCCGGAACACAACTGATCCGCCTGAACGATCCCCGCTGCATCGCCCTCATGGAGCGGTTCATCGCCGATCATCCGGACCTCTGGAACGAAGACATCGCCATCCCTCCCGGGCGTGGCGATGTCTGAGTGCGGGTGACAGGAATCGAACCTGCAAAGCCTTTCGGCCACGGGAACCTAAATCCCGCGCGTCTGCCAGTTCCGCCACACCCGCATCCTGACACCGAACTTTATGCGGCCGATTCCGCGTAGTTTGGGCAGCGAAGCCTCGCTTCGCCGATACCATCACTGTTGGAGGTGCTTATGCGCAAACGCGATGCTCTCGGTCTCAGCCTCGGCCCGGTCTTTCTTCGCCTCATCCTCGCCATCACGTTCATCTGGGCTGGTGCAGGCAAGTTCCTGATGGAAATCCCCGTTTCCCCACCGCCCCCCGCGCAGGTACAAAATACCCCGAACGGCGAAACCCCCGACGCCGGCACGAGCAACAGCACTGCGCCGACCGAAGCGAGTCCCACAACCCAAAAGGCATACCACGCCATCGCCGGCCTCATCACTCACGCTGCCAATCCCGGCTTTGATTCCAATGGCGATGAACTTCGCCCAATCTGGCCCGCCCAACTCGCCCAAGGTCATTGGCCCAATACTCTCGCACTCACTGCCTCGCTCTCCGAACTCATTGCCGGATTCCTGATCCTCATCGGCTTGTTCACACGCTTCAGCAGCTTGGTCACTCTCGGCGTCATGGCAGTCGCCATCTGGCTCACGCAAATCGGGCCCGCAATACAAACTGGAGACGCACTCCTTGGCTTCCTCCCCAACCGCGGGGCGTTCGATCTCGATGCCGCTGGCATGTCTGTCTGGTTCACCCTCCTGTGGCAATTCTCGCTGCTCTGCATATCGGCCGCATTGATGTTCCTCGGTGCTGGCACGCTCAGCCTCGATCGACTTGTCTTCGGCGGGCCTTCACGCGCCACTCGATCCAAGTCGCGTGAGACCAAGGAGTCCACCACTTGAACACGTCGCGGTCGTTCATGTCACGCTTGTTCGTGCCGTCGGCCGCGTCGATCGTTGTTCACGCCCTCCTGCTCGCCATCATCCTCGCCGCCACCATCACCGTCACAAGGCGTGAAAACCCGCGACCCACCCTGACAGATGTCGTGATCGCTGCCGCACCGCCCCCAGCCGCTCTCCCCGACACCAGCGTCGAGCCCCAACCTCGCAACGCTGTCCCGACAGCCGGTGCCTCTACGCTCGCCCTGCCAACCGAGCCGCTTGCGAGCTTCGCTCACGCTGCCGATCTTTCCAATGCGCCCGCGCCTTTGGTGCCATCCGCATCGCGAGCCTTGCTCGATGCCTCGGTCGATCAGCCTCAACACGCGGTTTCCTTCGCAGGTCTTTCTGGCAAGGCAGCCCAGCGCGTCGTCTACGTCGTTGACGCCTCCGGAGGAATGGTCTCCAGTTTCGCATTCATCCGCGCCAAGCTCGCCCATTCGATCGCAGGTCTCAGTCCCACTCAGCACTTCCAGATTCTCATCACCCGCCAGCAGGCTTCGACCGAAACCGTCGTACGTTTCCAGCATCCTGAACCTTCTCGCGACGATCTCGTGCGCGCCTTGCCCGCCAATCGCAACGCCGCAATCTCGTGGCTCAAGAGCCTCATCGTCGGCGGAAAGTCCGACCCTCTCGAAGGGCTCAAAGCCGCCCTCGCACTCGAACCCGCGCCCGACCTGGTTTTCTTCCTCTCACGCGGATTCATTCGAGCAAACGCCGATTCGGCCTGGAGCCTCGAGACCGTGCTCGCCGAACTCGACCGCCTGAACCCGCGCAGTCGCCGCACTGGCCAGCGGCCCGTCGTCATCAAGACCATCCAGTTCCTCGACGACGACCCCACAGGCCTCATGCAGGCCATTGCCGACGTTCACGGCGACGGCCTGGGT
Protein-coding sequences here:
- a CDS encoding DoxX family protein, whose product is MRKRDALGLSLGPVFLRLILAITFIWAGAGKFLMEIPVSPPPPAQVQNTPNGETPDAGTSNSTAPTEASPTTQKAYHAIAGLITHAANPGFDSNGDELRPIWPAQLAQGHWPNTLALTASLSELIAGFLILIGLFTRFSSLVTLGVMAVAIWLTQIGPAIQTGDALLGFLPNRGAFDLDAAGMSVWFTLLWQFSLLCISAALMFLGAGTLSLDRLVFGGPSRATRSKSRETKESTT